The Ovis aries strain OAR_USU_Benz2616 breed Rambouillet chromosome X, ARS-UI_Ramb_v3.0, whole genome shotgun sequence genomic sequence TACCtttgaagttaaaaaagaaaCGGAGAGGGAACATGATTAAGGAGCTCAGATCTGTTTTAGGTACATACCTATTTAGTAGGCCTCTGAGTTCCAAGGAACTAGCTCTCTGAGCTGTCACATCTGGAAAACAAGAGTTTTGTGTCTCCAGAGGATTGTTCGCATGGCCGGACTGGGGTAGCAGCCTACGTGGtgagcagtccttccagtgaaatcCCATTGGGTGGATGAAGGATTCCAGGTGGGCGAGGTTAAATGTGATTAAATACTAATTGGAAAGCTAAAGATACGAGGGAAAAGACATACTCAGGCTATGAGGAGTACATgagcatttttaatattttacacagACATGAAGATTTGGTAAATAAAAGCAGCAGCTTGCCAAAGTATATGACCCCATTCTtagtttaaaaagtattatttcattctcagaggaaaaaaaaatatgtgaatgGCATTAAAAtataatggtgatttttttttcttcggCTAGTGGGAtggcctttaaattttttttcaaaatgttttaccaAAGCATTTTTTAATAACAAGGAAAAGATAATAAAGGTATAAAATGGATTCTGTGTGTACCCGGCGGGGACTGACATGCAGAACTAACAGGTGGTGTAGCTGGAggcaagattttaaaaagaagattggAATCTTTGAGGCTGGAAAAACCCAGGACAATCTGATAGGAAGAGGCCTCCCGAAAACACTGAAATAAGAAGAGGCAATCTGCTGAAGATTTCTGTAGGCAAAGACCAAAGACACTACCGACTCAGCCTTCTGCAGTTTAACTCAAAGTCAACTTCAAGCAAAAGAGAAGAGCCTGCAAGGTGGATAGAACATGGCTTGAtctttccccccacccctaccGCCACCACCCAGGACCTGGAAAGTGAGAGGGTTCAATTATCCAGAAGAGTTAATGACTCCAGCAATCACAATGGAAGTATAAACTAAAAGTGAGGAATAAGAGAAATGAACAACTAGTGCCTGAAGCAAACTGTTTAGCACTTTAAACCTGTGCCAAGCTAATTGCATAAAAATGAGATTATGTACCTGTAACTTACATATACTGCATACAGCTTATACTCTTAAGATTTCTTGGCTGTGGTAAAAATCGGCTGTGTTCTTGAAAATGATTGCCCCAGCAATAGTTACTTTGGAGTAGAGATTCATACAGAATTAAGGCAAAAGTTCTAAATCTCAAGGGCACATTCTTGGGAGAAGTGACCCCTCCTCCCGACTTTGAGCCTTGGGAGTGGAAAGTTATTATTTGCACAGTtacatttattgagcagttaGTGTTTGGAAGGCTAAGAGCTTTTAATGGATTGACTCATTTATTCTTCAGAGGAGCCTTATGAGTTAGATACTGCTATTATGCCCAGCTTTACAAATAAGGGAATCGAGATCTAGCTGGCAAAGGGCAATGTTAGGACTGTCTGACTTTGACACCCAAATTCCTTCCGTAACACTAGCCTGTATTTGTTAGTCTGGAAAATACCCTAAAGCAAGTAACAATAGTTATAAAATACTACAATTAATAATGCCTAGGGCAAGGTTATAAAGAAACAGATACGTTTCTGTGTTGGTCACACTGCATTCACAGGAAATGTGGATTACTGTGATCTCTTTGAAGGACAATTTGGTAATATTTATGAGAATTTTAATGCAAGTACACTTTGTTTCCATTACTGAGCTACTGGAAATTCACCCTAAACATTAAACTGGCAAGAACACATGCAAGATGTTCAGTGCAAAGAACTAGAAGCAACCAGTATTGTTTAATAGGAACCTGGTTGACTAATTCATGgttcagctatttaaaaaaactgaagtgGGTCCATATGTTCTGAAATGGAAAAATCACCAAGATATGTTAAGTGGAAAAAGCAAGGTGCAGAATGGTGTGTGTAGTATGATTACTTTCGTAGTAAAAGAACACACGTAGAAGATGGATTGATAGCTATACTAACATATAAACATTTTGCcccaaaaggaaacacaaaaagcctTTAACAATAAATACTTTTGGAAAGAGTAACTGAATTACTATTTTTATGCCATTTGGAGATACTTGGACTtgtaaagttttgttttcttctccatgttcactgttgttgtttttttttaagaaaaacattttattaaatcttgaaaaaaaaaccctaatagCTAGCATTTATTGAAGTTTCATAATGAGCAAGGGactgtgctaagcattttgcATATAATAATTCATTATAGTCTCACATTTAATGATTAGCTCCATTTTCAAGGTAAGGCATTTGAGGCTCAGGTGAAATCACTTGCTTGAGGTCCCACAGCTAGGAAGTGGGGGAACTGCTATTTTAAATGCTTGGCCCCCTCAATTTGGAGCCCTTGGCTCTCAACTGCCAGGCTGTGCTCTCGTCGCTAGTCTTTATATTCTCATTGCCTAATAAAAGTAAACTGGTGAACAACTGGAGTctaatgagataatgtatgtgaaaatACTTTTCTAAGTATAGAGATGTTTGGAGAGgacaggaggagcaggaggaggcagTTTAAATGGGGCAGGCCTGTCCACTGATCCCTAGACAGTTAGGATAttgggtttggtttggttttgaggAAAGGATGATCGacaaatttttttctcccttcaaatattatgaaattatatttattcctttttttccccaagaatacCTTATTACtgtcttaaaattaaaatgacacacggacatgaaaatcctttcacaatATCCTTCACTAGTAATTAATGACTTTCAGGTTTTAATGGCTATATAACTATATGTTGCACCACTCCCACATATTTTACACAAATGGGGGCAACTACATatttgtccctggtggctcagtggtaaagaatctgcctgcaatgcagaaagcaaaggagacgcaggttcaatccctgggttgggaagatcccctggaggagggcatgacaacccactccaggattcttgcctggagaatcccatggacagaggagcctgctgggctacaagtccatagagtctaaaagagtcagacacaacagaagcaactgagcacacatgtattTGTTCAGTATCTTGCTTTTCCTTCATCCTTACAATATATCTTGGCCATCTTTTCATATCAGCATTTACAAATAtacctttctctttttaatagctgCACAGTATCCTATTTTTGAGTGTatacacacattattttttaaatcatctatTGAAGGATGTTTAAGTTACTTCCAATTGTTTACTTTCCTAAACACTGTAATAAATACCCTTCCTAAGAAAGTTTAGAAGGATCTTCGGGCTATGTGACATCTGTCAACTCTGTAGTCGATGACAGTGACCCAAACAGACTCTGCACCGAAGGGAGAGGTATGTTTCATTGAGTAGAGAAACAAACAATTCTCTACAAAATACTGTAGCCAACAAGTTCAGAGATAGTAGAGTTGTCAACAGGTGAAGCCACCTTAGCAAGAGGGGCACCCTGTTTTGACAGTTTAGTAACAGCAGAGACTTGAGGCAATTACTCAGCACTGATTGTGAGATCAGAAGAGGAATTTCCCTGTCAcaagcagggctggggcagggctgtgGGTCCCCCAGACTGTCTGGAAACAGACAAGGATGGGCAGCAGAGCTCCAAATCAGGCAACAGCACGTgtgaaaaaaaaagcagtgacttGTGAGGAAACTCATAATTCACAGACCAAATCTCTTCCAGCAGAGGGCAGTGCCTCAGATATCAGGCGGGACTCGGGCCAGCTGGAGCCAGAGCTGGAGACTTCGCGGGACAGATTACACCAGCTCTAGGCTGAGAAGAAACTGAACTGTCCTTTGGATACTGTAAGTGACACTGGGGAATACTGGAGAGACACATCAGGACTTCTCACTAATTTGCTTGTTTTCTAATATCTAACAATTGGGGCTTGGTATTATACAGTTGGGCCCTTAGGGCTTGCAAGGGGGATTTGAGGTCATTTTTAACTCCACTGGCTACTTACTCTTTCAGCTTTCTGTGTGCATGCCCGAGTCAAAAAGGGAGTGACATGCATAAAATATAACCTAGGCTTCTGACCCCGGGGCTCTGTGGATGTGACACAAAGTTTACAAATAGAAAGCAGAGGGAAAGATATGTAAGAAGTAACAATTTTATCTAAAAATAGAAACTTTGTGTGTTTAACCTTAGAGTCCTTTGAATTTCAAAGATTATGAAGCATGGTCATTAAAACAAAGTTTAACTTGGGAGAGCCAAGTTAAATTGCTGTGCCTTACAAGACAATGAAAAGAGTTAGTCTGCTGGCCTAAACAATTGCCAATCCACGCTTCCTCGCTGCGTAGCGGTTGGAATCAAAAAAGAGGCAAAACTGAGTTAGAGTACCTTAATAAAGTCTACTTCTAATCCTGCTGTTTTTCGAGCCTGGTGATAAAAAGGAAAGGAGCGACTCTGGCATTTGCTGGTGGAGACAAGGCAGATTTGCCAGGTGATAAAGTAccctgtgttgtgtgtgtgttcaattaTTTGTCAGCACGGCTAAAGAAAACACACCACAGAGGAAATCAGAACCATTAGTGAAGTCGAAGGCTAGTTTGCACGCGTTCCTTCGAAAAATACCAAGTGGAAGGAAGACCAGCAAAGAGAATCCACTTTCTCggctgttttattttctctgccgCTTCTAGTCCGGGGATGTTTGGCTTGTGCTCCGGGTCATCAGATCCGCCCCAGGCCGATCGAGTCTTCAGGCCGGACTGGGGGCCCTCTGAGACGCGGAGAGGCTTCCGCGAGGTCGGGGTGGGACTATCCacatcagcagcagcagaaacagcagCTGCGGGCGGCCGAGCGGAAAAAGGAGACTCCGGAGGTCCCGAGAGAGGCCCTTTGCCAAGGCCGTAGCCCAGACCCGAAACCGTCCCCGCTGTCTCGCCCAGCAGGGCGCGGCCCCAGCGCCACCCGGCTCGCCCCGGAGAGGTGGGACTTTCCCCACCGGAAGTGATCCTGTCCAGTCTCGGGGAACTGGGGCACCTCAACCAGTGTGTCAGGGAAACCCTTCCGGGTGtgtgctgggggggggggggggggggggtgagaaaaaaaaagaggtgggtTCGCTTGGAGTCCcagcggccgccgccgccgccgccgccggacGGCCCCCGCCCCTTTCCCCTCTGCGAGCGGTAGCGCAGGGGAGGCGGTGAGACCGAGGAACCAGCCTCTCGCCATGGCCTTGGCGTGACAGAGTTTCCCGGGCGGCCGGGCGGGTGCGGACGGCAGGGTaagcggcggcggtggcggccgGGTCCGGGTGGGAGCCGCAGGAGGCGGCCGGCCGGGCTgccgggctggggcgggggtCAGGCTGGTAACGCGCGCCCTCTCCCCCCGCTTCACAGGCCGGACGACACCCGCGGCAGCCGCGGCCCAGAGACCCGCCCGGGCGACAGCGACTGGAGCGGAGCCCACAGGCCCGGGCCGGCTCGGCGGCGCGAGCAGGAAGCGGGGTCCCTGGGCCCCTTTGTGTGAAGGGCGAAGGAGGGGTGCGGGGCAGCCCCCGACCGCGGGCTCCTTGGACGCCTGTCTTCCCGCGGGGGTCCCCGTCGGTCCTGCGGCGTCCCCCCCTCCACTTCCCTTCGGGGGGCGCGTCTCGCCTCCCCCCGCCCTCCTCCGGGCTGCTCAGGGCTCGCCCTTTCCCCACGCCCCCTGCCTGGGCTTCAGTTCCTATAGGAAGGGCATTACCATCCCATCCCCACCCACCCCGACACTTCgctctttcccctccccctcctttaaCTTCCTCTTCTTCCCCCGTCCGGCCCTCGGCTCCTCTGCACTCTCCTCCCGGGTTCGCAGATTTCCGCCCACCTTCCGCCTCTCCGAGCAGCGCCGCAGCGAGCGGGGTGTTATTTTTCCCTCCCTTTGGTAGGAGTTGGTGAAGGTGAGACTCAATGAGGGAATACAAGGTAGTGGTGTTAGGGAGCGGAGGGGTTGGCAAATCCGCCCTGACTGTGCAGTTTGTCACTGGGACTTTCATTGAGAAATATGACCCCACCATTGAAGATTTCTACCGCAAAGAGATCGAAGTGGACTCTTCCCCCTCCGTGCTGGAAATTCTGGACACCGCAGGAACTGAGCAGTTTGCTTCCATGAGAGATCTCTACATCAAAAACGGCCAAGGTTTCATCCTGGTTTACAGTCTGGTTAATCAACAGTCTTTTCAGGTAACCAAACCAAGTCTTATAATTTGTAAGAAGGGGGTGTGGTAATCCAACATTTACTTCTGGTTTGCTTGCACCGTGCGTAAATGACTGTTTTGCTTTTGAAAGTTAGACATGGCGCATTTTTGAGGTTACTCCTGGCACGGAAAAGTACCCAGTTGTTTCTGTAGAGAGGACTAAAGTCGCAACCGTCaacaaatgttttaaagttatttttaagtgaaagagaagtgaaaaaagaaatgtcagcTTGTGTATGTTTAGCCTGGACTATAGCCTTCTGAAGTTGCTTGTTCAACTCCACAAGCCTTCGTTAAGGTACTCAAGCAAACAACATTTAAAAGATAATCTCAGGCAAATAGAGCACTTTGTAAGGAAAATTATTTGGAGACGATTATCTGTTCCACAGATAAATTCCTCTGCGTCTGCTTCGCCCTCCCCCTTTTTGTTCTCACCCAAGTCTCTCAACCAGATTTCTAAATCTTAGGGCTACAAGATGATGAACTCAAGACCTGCCTTCTAGGTACTCTACTTACTTGGAGCGTGTGAAGGGAAGTTAGTAATTGAAAAGACTAGTATCTAAAATtaataacaaacaaaaatctcgaatgactctcttttttttttttcagttcagccAAATTGATTCTGATAACATTGACTAAAGAAAATATGTGGTTCTGGGAACACTGAACAAGTGTAGATTTTTAACCCCCCGGCTaggtggtggtccagtgtctcTGGAAAGATCTGTCCTGTCCTTCACTGGGACACAGACTGGAGGTTTAACATTGTTTTAAGAGATGCAATGAATGTTGCTATTTATTCCTTGAAAATAAATAACCTCGTATTGACCCATTATATTGACCTTCATTGACTTAGgaaatggatattttttttttctgcatttaaagGTATGCACTTAATGTTGCTTACTTAAGAGACATTAAATGCTTTAGCCAAGCCATTGTGCTAATTTCACTTTTCTtagtattttatcttaaaatgaaCTTTCCCAGTGACCTGATGTAGCAActtcaggggtttttttttttattcttttaaagataaGTAATGGGTAAATTAATCAAAGTTGCTGTGACCAGACTAAAGTTCATTTTATGCAGACTTAAATTCCAAAGCACAACCATTATAAAAGCATTTTTCTCCAGAAAGTACCAATGTGCTAAAGGTGCTATTTGACAGGCGTTTTCTTTCTATAGGATCCTTGGGACATTTGTTATTCTGTTAGCTTACTCTCTTCAGGCTGGCAGTCTTTTGAAGGGTTTTTCATAAGATACCCATTATAGCTACTTcttttatacacatacataggGAGTGAAAAACTGCCATTATTTCAATAGAGACTTAAACTCTTTTAAGCCCAAATGCCATCAATTTGGATTCTCAGCTGAACTTCTTTCTATAAGGAAACAGGGGAAAGAAGCTTAACCGAGAAGACTGAATTGATATGTGATCCAACAAAAATGTTGCAACTGTCAACTGTATGTTTTTGTAAATTTTCagtcccttctttttcttcatcctgCATGTAAATTCTGTGTGCTGTAACTGTTAGGATTAAGCACATGTGTTATATTTAAGTCAAACTTTTCAAGTTACAAAAAAATTCAAGAAGTGCAATGTATTAGTAAATTACACTGTACAATTATTACATTGTCTTAAATCGATACTACCCCTTGAAAATTGACCCTCCTAGAGAATTGCTAAGGCTCTTATCTTTTGTAATTAGTTGTAATTACTTAGAAAAAGTAATATATACGAGAGAGGAAATTCACATAATATACCCAAACATAGGCAAAGGAAAATTtgacttcttccagcccaaatCTGCCCCCCTCCCCGGCATTGTCCCTCCCAGGAGCTGCTCACTAGTGTACAGTAACTTCTAATACTGAAGGGTATTTTAAGGATCAAGGCATACCATTACATTTAAAACGAAACACTGAAGTGTGTTTGGTCTTCTAGGCACAAGGCAGTGTTTTTCTTCCCACCTAAAACACTTTCTCTCAAGTGGTCTTGCTAAATGGCTAGGAATGCATAGATGCTGCAATCCTGTGCTGGGGTAACAGGTGTTACCAGGAGTGATGACAAGCTGGCAGGTTTAAGGACGTGGCCAAACACCCTTTTGGATTCATCGTATTTGGGGATTTGCTTTTGAAATCCGTGTCGACCTAGGGAAAGAAGTGACTAAATGAGTCCTAAAGTTATTGTTCAACctacattttatattcttgataAATCCAGCAGGTAGGCCCTGTGGAAATTATCTATTCCTACTTCAACggagaaaatgacattttcttcatttggGTGTGTGGTTTTACTGTGGATTCAGCTTTCTCTGCTCACTGAGGGATGACTTCTTGGGATATTGCAATATTTCTTTAATGGTTTTGCAAacagcataatttttttctttctctttgtgattGTTTACATAGGATATCAAGCCAATGAGAGATCAGATTGTCAGAGTGAAGAGATATGAAAAAGTCCCACTGATCCTAGTAGGAAATAAAGTGGATCTGGAACCAGAAAGAGAGGTTATGTCTTCAGAAGGCAGAGCTCTGGCTCAAGAATGGGGCTGTCCTTTCATGGAGACATCGGCAAAAAGTAAATCAATGGTGGATGAACTTTTTGCTGAGATCGTCAGGCAAATGAACTATTCTTCCCTACCCGAGAAGCAAGATCAATGTTGTACAACTTGCGTTgtccagtaaaaaataaaaagataacctCAATCATGGCCATACCGAGCAGGTTAGTTGTTGATGGAACCTTATGTTTTTGATCAAGTATAACAAAAAGCTTAATATTAATCCACATGCTaccttaaatttctttatttttggaaaaaaacatTTCCATTAGCACAAAATAATCAACATTCAAGATAGATAATTGAAAAAGAGACAGGTCAGTAAAATGAAGGTAAGAAATTGTCTGTACTCCCAATACCAGGATTCGTTTTTTAAAGTGAGTTTGCTGTTCTCTCTCTGATCTGTAACATTCCTTTGGGGTGGGGTGAGTTAAAGGATAATTTTCCCTGTTTGGGTGATTTAGCATTCAAAGTGCATGGGAGAACATCCAGTAATAACTTGAGAAGATGAttagttttgtgttttctgtgcTTTTCTATCACGAGCTGGAGAGCTGCTTTAATTGAAATCATCAATTTACTAATCACCCAAGTGCTAGATTTAGCAGAATGATTATTTAATTAAGTTCATATGTATGTTACACTGGAGGGACTTCAGTGACCTCTGATAATAACAAACTATAGTGCCACAGTGTACCTTGACTCATTATGAATAATATGGTCCAGATGAGAAACTGGTGAAATCATCTGCAGTGTGTTTAGAATGGACAATCCCAAGCCCAGGAAACATTTATATTCAGCTTAATAAATAATGGAGTTAAtaagaacaacagcaaaatctTCAAACCTCTCATTGGGCTAAATAACTTAAGTGTTAAgttaaaaagtgttttttaaatgaatgcattttttgaaaagtaaggTTCCGTAAAACTTACCGATCATTTAAAATGAGATAACTTTATTCATATCACAATCTTTTAATCTAGATTGTAATTGGACAGATAGTCTCACTTAGGCAATAATACCTAGATAATAAGGTAAGACAACCAATATCCTGGATGACTGAGAAGCTGCAGAAAATGCCAGACTAGCCAGACAATATCAGGAATGGAATTGATTGTTTGAGCCAAGACTGACCTCAAGTCTAAGAGGCAGTGTTGTAAATGGCAACAGCCATTTCACATTGCACAAATGATTCC encodes the following:
- the RAP2C gene encoding ras-related protein Rap-2c, with the protein product MREYKVVVLGSGGVGKSALTVQFVTGTFIEKYDPTIEDFYRKEIEVDSSPSVLEILDTAGTEQFASMRDLYIKNGQGFILVYSLVNQQSFQDIKPMRDQIVRVKRYEKVPLILVGNKVDLEPEREVMSSEGRALAQEWGCPFMETSAKSKSMVDELFAEIVRQMNYSSLPEKQDQCCTTCVVQ